Genomic DNA from Mesorhizobium sp. 131-2-1:
TGTCGGTCGCGTCGCAAATCGGAAGGTAAGGAGCAGCTTCGGTAGTGGCTGGCGCGTTGAACCGGTCGGCCGGCCGCGCGGTGCCTATGCAGGCCCAGGCGGGTGCGCCTTGGCCGTGCAATCGTCGCTGCCGGCCTGATCATGTCGCATCGTTGAGCGCCCGTGCGCACGATGACACCCTGGGCACCCTGAGCCTGCGAAGGCGCAACTCGGCGCATGAGGGCCCGCCATGCGGCTGCGGAATCACCTTGTCGAAACGCGTGGCTGCCCATACCATGTCAGGTCATGGTGAAATCTGATCAGGAGGTCAGTGGAATCGGTCGGGTTTTTGAGCCAGTGCAAGGTAGGGAGGATAAATTATGGCTTCCGCAGTACAGGCCGACAATGGCGTCAACGTAGAGGCGCTGCTCGCCGCAAAAGAAGCGCTTACCAACGCCCCGGAGGCCGCGCAGTTCAAGTGGCGCGCGGCTTGCGAATGGAAGGACGGCACCCATAGCCACTCGACGGTCGAGAGCTTTTACGGTCTCGGCCAGGACCAGCATCGCAAGACCACCTTCGCATTCGACGCCGACCATCCGGAGGTCTTCGCTTCCCTGGATCAGGGCGCCACGCCTGTCGAATACGTGCTGGTCGGGCTGGCCAGTTGCCTGACCGCCGGCATCGCCGCGGTTGCCCAGAACCGGAACATCCAGTTGAAGTCGGTGAAGGCGACCATCGAAGGCGACATGGATATCGCGGGCATTCTCGGCATCGACAGCGACGTCCGCAACGGCTTCAGCGGCATCACGGTGAAGTACGCCATCGATGCCGACGCCAAGCGCGAGGACATCGAGGCGCTCGTCGCCCAGTCGCAGAAGCGGTCGGCGGTCTACGACATTGTCACCAATCCTACGAACGTCACGGTCGTGGTGAACTGAAAGGCGCTTCGAACCGTAGACTCGCCTGATGAGAGGGCGCGATTAGTTCCGTCACCACAGTGATCGTCGGCGCGGGGCACGCGGGGCTCGCGATGAGCCGCTGCCTCGCGGAGCGCTCTATCGACCATGTGCTGCTGGAGCGCGGCGAGGTCGCCCATAGCTGGCGCACCGAGCGATGGGATTCGCTGCGGCTGCTGACCCCGAACTGGCAGAGCCGGCTGCCCGGCTTCCGCTATGACGGCGACGACCCCGACGGCTACCGGACGCTGCCGGAGGTGATCGAGTTCCTCGGCGACTATGCCAGGGCGATCTCGGCTCCGGTCAGGACCCAGACGACCGTTATATCGGTTCGCAGCGAGGGGGCGGGATATCTCGTGCGCACGGACCGCGGCGAGTGGCGCTGCCGGACCGTCGTGCTGGCGTCGGGCGCGTGCAATATCGCGCGCCTGCCTGATTTCGCCGTGCGCGTGCCGCCGCCGATCGCCATGCTGACGGCGCAGTCCTACCGCAATCCGGGCCAGGTCGCCGACGGTGGCGTGATGGTGGTGGGCGCGTCGTCGAGCGGCACCCAGATCGCACAGGAGCTGCAGCGTTCGGGGCGTCAGGTGACCCTGTCGGTGGGCGAGCACATCCGGGCGCCCCGCGTCTATCGCGGCAAGGATCTGGAATGGTGGATGGATGCCGCCGGCGTGCTCGACGAGCGCTACGACGAGGTCGACGACATCAGGCGGGCGCGACGGGTCCCTTCGCTGCAGCTTGCCGGCACGCCCGACCGCACCACCCTCGACCTCAATGTGCTGGTCGGCCTCGGCGTCAGGCTCGTCGGCCGTCTCGCCGGCATCACCGAAGATGGCAAGGCCCAGTTTGCGGGGTCGCTGCGCAACATGTGCGCGCTGTCCGATCTCAAGATGGCCCGGCTGCTCGACCTCATCGACGAATGGGCGCGCGACAACGGCCTGGACGCGACGGTCGGGCCGCCGGATCGCCTGCCGCCGACCCGTGTCGAGGACAACCCGCCGCTCGGCCTCGACCTCGCCGCAGGCGCGATCAGGACGATCATCTGGGCCACTGGCTACCGGCCGGACTACTCCTGGCTGGAACTGCCGGTCCTCGACCGCAAGGGTTACGTCCGCCACGACGGCGGCGTTGCCGACCATCCCGGCCTGTACGTGATGGGGATGCAGTTCCTGCGCCGCCGCAAGTCAGCGCTGATCGATGGCGCCGGCGACGACGCGCGCGATCTCAGCGACCATCTGGCGTCGTACCTCGGGCGAGATTCAACGTGCTAGCCGACGCAGGCCCGCAGCAGTTGCACAAGACATTCAGGGCAGCGGGATCGGCTTGTCACTGAGTGTGCGCAAGTAGGCAATTACGTCTGTTCGTTCGGTGTCGTCCGGAACACCAGGCGTCTCCATGTAGACGCCGGGCGTGGTGAGCATGGGCCCAAAGAGATATCTGTTCAGGTCCTCGTAGGTCCACACGCCTTCCCAGCCGAGCAAAGCTTCGGAGTAGCGCATTTTTGGCATAGAGGCCTTGTCGCGGCCGACGACGTTCCACAAGTTCGGCCCCGTCTTGGTCTCTCCCTGCGACACGGCATTGTGGCAACCGGCACACAGGCGGGTGAAGTGGGTTCGGCCCTTCTCGACATCGGCAGTAGCCAACTTCATCGAGATCGGAGCTGGTGTGGGCAAGACGACGCCGTGCGACATGAGATAGTCGGCAACTTCGCGTTGCCCCTTGAATTTTGCCAGATGGATCGGTGTCTTGCCGTCCTTTGTCTTCGCATTCACGTCGGCGCCGGCCTCGACCAGTGCCTTCACGCAATCGAGGCAACCGAGATTGACCGCGATGTGGATAGCGTTTTCGCGGCTGCGCTTCGAATTTGGATTTGCGCCCGCGTCCAGCAACAGCTTGATCAAGTCGATCCTGCGTTTTGCCAAAGCCGGCATGAGCGCAGGACCCAAAAGCGGTGTCGGGGCGGCGTTGACGTCGGCACCGCGTTCAATGAGCATTTTTGCCGCTGCAAGATGGCCACCCTTGACCGCAAGATAGAGTGGTGTCGCTTTCCCATCGCTCTCATCAACGCCGGCACCAGCGTCCAGCGCTGCCGTGATCCCCGCGACATCGCCCTTCGTGGCGGCGTCGTGGATGGCGGCGGCATGCGATGCAATCGGAATGTGTAGAAGCACCAACAGAATGAAAGGCAAGAACCCGCGCATTAGCATCTCCCAAGGCAAGCCTGAGGATCCGGCACGATTTCAAAACGGCAAAGCCTACCTCAAAATCGCCGATCGAGACAGTGGCTTCGGGTGTGTGAGTCCACGGCCTGGCAGAACCAACGCCAACACCAAAGGGACCAGGCTGGTCACCTGCGATTTCCGCGACCCTGCAATCAAATTCCCAGATGCAACTTCGGCTTCCAGAACGGGCGGAACAATTCGATCTTGGGACAGCGGTTCATCACCACTTTCAAGCCCGCGTCCTCCGCCAGCCGGGCGGCAGCGTCATCGCGCACGCCAATCTGACCCCACAGAACCTTGGCATGAATTGCGATGGCCTCCTGCGCAACCTCCAGCAGATCCTCAGAGCGGCGAAACACCTCGACCATGTCGACAAGCCGATCGATGGCCGCCAGCGACGGGTACACCTTGAGCCCTCGAATTTCCTCGACACCGGAACTGGGGTTGACCGGGATCATGTCGTAGCCGGTTTCGTGCAGCACCCTGAGGACACCATAGGAGAACTTGGTCCTGTCGGGGCTGGCTCCCACCATCGCGATGGTTTTGACCGATTTCAGAATGTCCTGCAGATAAGCCTCCGGATAGGGCTCATCGTGATTCATATGGGTCATTTCTTGTCGTCCAGCGGGGTCGCGATATCGGCTTTCAATTCATGCGCGGCCAGGGGGTCGAGGAAAGGGTTGCGATAGAGCTTGTCGTGGCTTTCGACGCCGACCTCCAGCGTGCAGTCGCTCATGGGGCGGGCAACGCAGAGGATTATGTAGCCATTGGCGATCTGGCGGTTGTTCAGCGCGACCTGCGCCTTTTGATCGACCTTGCCGCTGATCATCTTGGCCGCGCAGGTGATGCAGCCGCCATACTTGCAGCCGTAGGGCAGGTCCACGCCCTGATCGCGCAGGCTTTGCAGGAGGGGCTTGCGGTGATCGACCTCATAGGCCGCGCCGCCTTGATTGGCCAGCGTGATGGTGAAGCGGGTCATACCCAGATGTCGCTTGTGCAATCGCCGCCGGGATAACGGGTTTCGTGGCAGCGGCTTGGCCCATTCGGTTCCTTGCCGAAATCGACGACAAATCGCGGATCGATTGCCATGCCGCCGTTTTCCGTGTCGCAGTTGACCATCAGCATGCATCCGCCATTGGTACGGATTTCCGGATAGAACTGATTGTCCCAGGTCGAGAACAGCGAGGTCGTCACATAGAGCCGCTTGCCGTCGAGGCTGAGCTGTATCATCTGCGGCCCGCCGGTGACTTTGACGCCATTGACCACGGGTGCGCGGCCGAGCAGTCCGCCCATCCACACCTGCCCGGTGAGCCTGGCGTTGTGCGGGTCCGAGATGTCGTACTGGCGGATGTCGCCATGCAGCCAGTTGCAGAGATAGAGGTATCTATCGTCCATGCTGAGCAGAATGACCGAGATCACGCCGGGGATCGGGATCGGCCATTCGGGATGCGGCTGATTGTCGACGTCGACAATCTTTTCCCATTGCCACTCACCCGCCGCATCCTTCCACCAATGGATGATGTTTGCGGAAAGGGCCGCGCCGACGAAGCCGTGGCTGCTGTCTGGATTGTGATGGAAGCGCACTTCCAGCGGGATCAGGCCATCTTCACCGAGGTAGAATGTCTGCTTCGGCTCCTTCTTCGCAAAATCCCAGAAATGGATCTCGCGGCCATATTTCAGATGGCCAACCTCTTCCAGGTCGAAACCCGGCATGAAGGTGTTGGGCGCGGCCCACTCCGAGCTGACCATCACGTTGTGTCGCGGCTGGTACCAGAAATCGTAACCGAACTTGATGCCGCCCATGGAGTTTTCCCAGCGGCCGACAATCTCGAACTCCTTGCTGAGCTGCAGATAGCCGCCGGGGGCATTGCCCTGCGCGTCGCCAAGCATGGAAACGATGATGTCCGAGCCGAGGCAGTGCACCGTGTGCGGCGCCGACAGGTTGGTCCTGGCTTTGATCTCAGCGCCGTCGATGACCTTGAACAGCGTCGGATTGCGGGGATCGGTAGCGCAATCGACAATATGCAGATTGGACGATCGCACGCCCGGCACGATCAGGTATTTCCGCTCCATGCTCTCATCGCCATGGCACGACGAACAGGCATTCCAGCCCGAGTGATGCAGCTCATCGCCGATACTCGGCATCTGCAGGCGTGAAATCACCTGGCTGTAGGTCGAACTCTGCGGGTCGACATCGATGGTGCACAGATAGTCCGGCTTCTGGATGCCGGTGCCGGTGTAGATGGCAATCGTATAGAGCAGCTTTTCGCGCGGCGCCCGCATCGCCTCGGCGGGAGAGGCATAGCCCGGTCCACAGCAATGTTCGGTCATGGCTATTTCCCCAATTTGAACAGCGGCCGGCCCATGGGGGTCAAGCTGGAATGTAGTGCATGCTTGGTGCTGGCGCTATGGCCGGGGGTGGCGCGGACCGTGATGTGCAAGTTGGAGAAAGAGCGTCCACGAGACCGCCCAACGCGAACTTCGCCCCTGCATCGGGGCCGCCGCGATGACAGCCAGGTCGCCGCTCTTGGCCGCCTCGTGAAGTGGACCGCCTTCAGGGCCGCGTCGCGTCACGGATACGGCTTCAAGCCAGATTGATGGCAACGTTGCGCAGCAGCGCGACGGATTTGCGCATGCCTTCCATCGGCGACAGTATCATGTCCTCGTGCTCGATGGACAGCACATCGTCGTAGCCGACCTGCTCGAGCGCGGTGCAGAACTGCCGCCACCAGAGCTCGCCGTGGCCATAGCCGAGCGTGATGTAGTTCCAGGCCCGTTCGGCATAGTGGTTCGGCGCGCGCGCATCGAGCGTGCCATCTATGCCCGCGGGTATCGGTTCGACGCGTGTGTCCTTCGCATGAACATAGTAGATCGCGGAGCCCAGCTTGCGGACGGCGGCAATGGGGTCGGCGCCCATCCACATCGGGTGGCTCGGGTCATAATTTGCGCCGACCGTTTCGCCGACGGCGTCGCGAAGCCTGAACAGCGTGTGGACGTTGTAGACGGCCTGGTGGCCGTGCAGTTCCAGGCAGAGTTTGCTTATGCCTAGATTGTTCGAGAATTTTACCAGATCGCGCCAGTAGGGAATGATGCAATCGTCCCACTGGTAGCGCTGGATGTCGGCGCATTCGGGCGGCCAGTCGGTGATGATCCAGTTCGGGTTGGCATCGCCCGGACCACCTGGCAGTCCCGACATCATGACGACGCGATCGATGCCCATCAAGCTCGCCAGCCGGATCGTATCCTGCGTCACCTGATGGTGCTTCTTGCCCTGCGATCCCGGATGCAGCGGATTGCCCGAGCAGTTGAGTGCCGCGATCGTCAGCCCGTGATCCTGAACCTTGGCGACGAATTCGCTGCGTGCGGCAGCGCTGTCAAGCATCGCCGCGAGATTGATGTGCGGCGCCGACGACCAATTGCCACAGGCGAACTCCAGCGTCTCCAACCCAAATTCGGCCGAGGCGCGCAGCATCTCTTCGAAAGACAGGTTGCCCAGGCTGTCTGTGATCATGCCAATCTTCATGGGGCGGCTCCTGGTTGACTTGCGACCGTTCCGTCAGAGCTTCACCGGCTCGAACCTGCCGGATCTGACGGAGGCAATCGCTGCTTCGCAAAGGATCATCGCCTTGCGACCATCGCTGGCGGTGACGTCGGGCTTCTTTCCGATCTCGACACATGTGATGAAGTGGTCGATCTCGGCGGCGTAGGACTCGGCGTAGCGCTCGACGAAGAAGTAATAGGGCTTGTCGCGCGAGATGCCGTTGGCGCCGCACATCTCGACCGAGGTCGGCAGCCGATTGCCGGCGAGCAGCATGCCATCGGCGCCATGCACCTCGACGCGCTGGTCGTAGCCATAGGCGGCCCTGACGCTGTTGTTGATGTGGCACTGCCGGCCGGACGCGGTGCGCAGGATGAACATAGCGGTGTCGTAGTCGCCGAGCTTCTTGTACTGCGGCGCGACCAGGGATGACCCGGTCGCAAAGAGTTCGACGGGTTCTTCGCCGAGCATATTCCGCGCCATGTCGAAGTCGTGGATGGTCATTTCGCGAAACACGCCCCCTCCTCCGGCCAGCGCTTCCTCAGTCTCGGGTTCCGGGTCGCGGCTGGTGATGATGACCTGCTCGACGGCGCCGATTTCGCCGGCATTGACGCGCTCCTTCAGCGCCCGGAAGCTCGGATCGAAACGGCGGTTGAAGCCGATCTGAAACGGCACGCCGGCCTTCTCGACCGCCGCCAGGCACTGGTCGGTGCGCTTGAGGTCGAGATCGATCGGCTTCTCGCAGAAGATCGCCTTGCCCTTCGCCGCCGCGGCCATGGCCAGTTCGGCATGCGTCCGCGTCGCCGAAGCGATGAACACCATTTTCACCGCAGGGTCGTCCATCGCCGTTTCGGTGTCGGCGATCTCTGCGCCCGTCATGGCAGCGATCCTCTCGGCGGCCTCCCGGTTTGGATCGACGATGTAGCGCAGCCGCACTCTTGGATGGCGCGCGAGATTGCCGGCATGCACCCGGCCGATCAGCCCCACTCCGAACAGACAGACATCCATCATGCGTTCGACTTTCCTGTCACTTGACGGCGCCCATGGTGAGCCCGCGAACCAGGTGGCGCTGCACCAGCAGCGCGAAGAAGACGATCGGCAGCGCGCCGATGACGCCGGCAGCCGCCATCGAGGCCCAGTCGGTGTCGATGCGCCCGATCAGCGTGGCGGTGCCACGCGGCATGGTCATCGCCCGGGGCGTCGCCGTCAGCGCCAGCGCGAAGAGGAATTCGTTGAAGGTGACCAGCACCGCAAAGATCGCGGTTGCGGCAAGCCCGGGTGCGGCAAGCGGCAGCGTGATGCGACGGAAGGCGCCGAAGCGGGAATCGCCGTCGACCATCGCCGCTTCCTCGAGATCGACCGGGATTTCGCGGAAGAAGCTTTCCATCATCCAGACGCAGAAGGTGACGTTGAAGGCCGTGTAGGTGGCGATCAGTCCCAGCCAGCTGTCGAGCAGGCCGAGGCTGAGCATCAAGAGATAGACGGGGATCAGGATGACGACCGGCGGGATGATGCGCAGCGTCAAAAGGAACAGGCCGACCTTGCCTTCCATGGCAAAAGGCAGCCGAAAACGCGCGATTGCATAGGCGCCCATGGCACCGACCACCAGCGCGATGGCGACGGAAAAGAACGTCACCACCAGCGAGTTTGTCAGGTAGGAGCCGAACTGCTTTTCGGTGAACAGCCTGACGTAATTGTCGAATGTCAGCACATGCGGGTAGAGCGTGCCTTCCTGCGTGATCTCGCGGTTGGATTTCAGCGAGGTCGAGACCAGCCAGTAGATCGGCAGCAGCACGATCGCCAGCACGAAGCTCGTCGTCAGGATGCGTGCCAGACGGACCCTCATGACGCATCGATCCTTCGCAACAGCCTGATGGCGCTGAA
This window encodes:
- a CDS encoding OsmC family protein — protein: MASAVQADNGVNVEALLAAKEALTNAPEAAQFKWRAACEWKDGTHSHSTVESFYGLGQDQHRKTTFAFDADHPEVFASLDQGATPVEYVLVGLASCLTAGIAAVAQNRNIQLKSVKATIEGDMDIAGILGIDSDVRNGFSGITVKYAIDADAKREDIEALVAQSQKRSAVYDIVTNPTNVTVVVN
- a CDS encoding NAD(P)-binding domain-containing protein, translating into MIVGAGHAGLAMSRCLAERSIDHVLLERGEVAHSWRTERWDSLRLLTPNWQSRLPGFRYDGDDPDGYRTLPEVIEFLGDYARAISAPVRTQTTVISVRSEGAGYLVRTDRGEWRCRTVVLASGACNIARLPDFAVRVPPPIAMLTAQSYRNPGQVADGGVMVVGASSSGTQIAQELQRSGRQVTLSVGEHIRAPRVYRGKDLEWWMDAAGVLDERYDEVDDIRRARRVPSLQLAGTPDRTTLDLNVLVGLGVRLVGRLAGITEDGKAQFAGSLRNMCALSDLKMARLLDLIDEWARDNGLDATVGPPDRLPPTRVEDNPPLGLDLAAGAIRTIIWATGYRPDYSWLELPVLDRKGYVRHDGGVADHPGLYVMGMQFLRRRKSALIDGAGDDARDLSDHLASYLGRDSTC
- a CDS encoding ankyrin repeat domain-containing protein translates to MRGFLPFILLVLLHIPIASHAAAIHDAATKGDVAGITAALDAGAGVDESDGKATPLYLAVKGGHLAAAKMLIERGADVNAAPTPLLGPALMPALAKRRIDLIKLLLDAGANPNSKRSRENAIHIAVNLGCLDCVKALVEAGADVNAKTKDGKTPIHLAKFKGQREVADYLMSHGVVLPTPAPISMKLATADVEKGRTHFTRLCAGCHNAVSQGETKTGPNLWNVVGRDKASMPKMRYSEALLGWEGVWTYEDLNRYLFGPMLTTPGVYMETPGVPDDTERTDVIAYLRTLSDKPIPLP
- a CDS encoding CoA-binding protein, producing the protein MNHDEPYPEAYLQDILKSVKTIAMVGASPDRTKFSYGVLRVLHETGYDMIPVNPSSGVEEIRGLKVYPSLAAIDRLVDMVEVFRRSEDLLEVAQEAIAIHAKVLWGQIGVRDDAAARLAEDAGLKVVMNRCPKIELFRPFWKPKLHLGI
- a CDS encoding 2Fe-2S iron-sulfur cluster-binding protein — encoded protein: MTRFTITLANQGGAAYEVDHRKPLLQSLRDQGVDLPYGCKYGGCITCAAKMISGKVDQKAQVALNNRQIANGYIILCVARPMSDCTLEVGVESHDKLYRNPFLDPLAAHELKADIATPLDDKK
- a CDS encoding selenium-binding family protein, encoding MTEHCCGPGYASPAEAMRAPREKLLYTIAIYTGTGIQKPDYLCTIDVDPQSSTYSQVISRLQMPSIGDELHHSGWNACSSCHGDESMERKYLIVPGVRSSNLHIVDCATDPRNPTLFKVIDGAEIKARTNLSAPHTVHCLGSDIIVSMLGDAQGNAPGGYLQLSKEFEIVGRWENSMGGIKFGYDFWYQPRHNVMVSSEWAAPNTFMPGFDLEEVGHLKYGREIHFWDFAKKEPKQTFYLGEDGLIPLEVRFHHNPDSSHGFVGAALSANIIHWWKDAAGEWQWEKIVDVDNQPHPEWPIPIPGVISVILLSMDDRYLYLCNWLHGDIRQYDISDPHNARLTGQVWMGGLLGRAPVVNGVKVTGGPQMIQLSLDGKRLYVTTSLFSTWDNQFYPEIRTNGGCMLMVNCDTENGGMAIDPRFVVDFGKEPNGPSRCHETRYPGGDCTSDIWV
- a CDS encoding sugar phosphate isomerase/epimerase family protein, with amino-acid sequence MKIGMITDSLGNLSFEEMLRASAEFGLETLEFACGNWSSAPHINLAAMLDSAAARSEFVAKVQDHGLTIAALNCSGNPLHPGSQGKKHHQVTQDTIRLASLMGIDRVVMMSGLPGGPGDANPNWIITDWPPECADIQRYQWDDCIIPYWRDLVKFSNNLGISKLCLELHGHQAVYNVHTLFRLRDAVGETVGANYDPSHPMWMGADPIAAVRKLGSAIYYVHAKDTRVEPIPAGIDGTLDARAPNHYAERAWNYITLGYGHGELWWRQFCTALEQVGYDDVLSIEHEDMILSPMEGMRKSVALLRNVAINLA
- the iolG gene encoding inositol 2-dehydrogenase, which translates into the protein MMDVCLFGVGLIGRVHAGNLARHPRVRLRYIVDPNREAAERIAAMTGAEIADTETAMDDPAVKMVFIASATRTHAELAMAAAAKGKAIFCEKPIDLDLKRTDQCLAAVEKAGVPFQIGFNRRFDPSFRALKERVNAGEIGAVEQVIITSRDPEPETEEALAGGGGVFREMTIHDFDMARNMLGEEPVELFATGSSLVAPQYKKLGDYDTAMFILRTASGRQCHINNSVRAAYGYDQRVEVHGADGMLLAGNRLPTSVEMCGANGISRDKPYYFFVERYAESYAAEIDHFITCVEIGKKPDVTASDGRKAMILCEAAIASVRSGRFEPVKL
- a CDS encoding carbohydrate ABC transporter permease; its protein translation is MRVRLARILTTSFVLAIVLLPIYWLVSTSLKSNREITQEGTLYPHVLTFDNYVRLFTEKQFGSYLTNSLVVTFFSVAIALVVGAMGAYAIARFRLPFAMEGKVGLFLLTLRIIPPVVILIPVYLLMLSLGLLDSWLGLIATYTAFNVTFCVWMMESFFREIPVDLEEAAMVDGDSRFGAFRRITLPLAAPGLAATAIFAVLVTFNEFLFALALTATPRAMTMPRGTATLIGRIDTDWASMAAAGVIGALPIVFFALLVQRHLVRGLTMGAVK